One window of the Esox lucius isolate fEsoLuc1 chromosome 8, fEsoLuc1.pri, whole genome shotgun sequence genome contains the following:
- the usp24 gene encoding ubiquitin carboxyl-terminal hydrolase 24 isoform X4 has protein sequence MLMLLVELVAERVKQDPIPVGLMGVLTMAFNPDNEYHFKNRMKACQRNWNEVFGEEAMFAVSPSNNYQKEPHGWLVDLVNRFGEMGGFTAIQAKLNTEQIEIGCVSALVQPLSVCAEYLNSSLVQPMLDPVIHKMITYVQNLEEKDLKDKRLVSIPELLSAIKLLCMRFQTALVTVVDDLRLDTLLRMLKTPHFSTKMNSLKEVTKLIEESTVSKTVKNAIDTDRLLDWLVENSVLSIALEGNIDQAQYCDRIKGIIELLGSKLSLDELSKIWRIQAGQSSTVIENIHTIMAAAAVKFNFDQLSHLFVLIQKSWEVESDRVRQKLLSLIGRIGREARSEATTGKVLEVLWELAHLPTLPTSLVQQASEEHLAILTDAYAVKETVKRCYIIKCIEDIKKTQAEEEGKTSDAPSSFLSGSWGKKKAKENSLAKSSQQGSPQAVWVVPALRQLHEITRSFIKQTYQKQDKQSIIQDLKKNFEIVKLITGSLVACHRLAVSAAGNNALTGHTLVDGRYTYQEYLDGHLRFLAFFLQEASLYLVWNRAKEIWDCLVSGPEVCELDREMCFEWFTKGQHDLESDVQQQLFKEKILKLEPYEITMNGFNLFKTFFENVNLCDHRLKRQGTQLCVERLDLAGMDFIWRIAMETPDEEIANEAIQLIITYSYTNLNPKMKKDSVSLHKKFIADCYKRLEAASSALGGPTLTHAVSRATKMLTATAMPTVATSVQSPSRSTKLVIIERLLLLAECYVITIEDLYSVPRTILPHGASFNGHPVSLHVTYESTKDTFILEAHSNETVGSIRWKIAEHLSCPVDNVQIFANDSVLTMNRDQKLLSQLGFSDEQSLTVKSSSTGTPSGGSSESSASASSTSSSVFNSAYAMEQEKSLPGVVMALVCNVFEMLYQLANLDEPRITLRVRKLLLLIPTDPEVQDALDNFVPKESSVWSHQKTLFTLGQGSGSRSPSLGSKQQHQPSAASILESLFRSSAPGMSTFRVLYNLEVLSSKLMPTSDDEMAKTSVKSFCENFLKAGGLSLVVNVMQRDSIPAEVDYETRQGVYSICLQLARFLLVGQSMPSLLDDDAVREGDTLSSRPFRNAGRPGRQLSLCGTPEKISYRQMSLSERSSIRVEEIIPAARVAIQTMEVGDFTSTVACFMRLTWAAAAGRLDLVGSPQPIRPEHSSLLPLGVRSRVSSTGSNCSSSSEGETAPIALHAGICVKQQSVSIKDCIIAREALSLLVTCLQLRTQQLGSFYNLPCVSDFIIDILLGSASEEIRRVACDQLYTLSQSDTSAFPEIIKPNVFLLRVVLTSQLPLWSPTSVMRGVNQRLLSQCTEYFDLRCQLLDDLTSSEMEVLSVSAAAMLEDEISWLDNFEPSWSSEMETSEADNILQAGHLRLIKTLLSLCGTEKEQLGPSLIQQLLDDFLFRASRIILNTSNPASGSAPSHDFHPKCNTASSRLAAYEVLVMLADSSVANLQLITKELLSMHHQPDPTLSKEFDFLPPVDSRSVSGFVGLKNGGATCYMNAVFQQLYMQPGLAEAFLSIDDDTEQPEESVFCQVQSLFGHLMESKLQYYVPENFWKIFKMWNKELYVREQQDAYEFFTSLVDQLDEHLKKIGREQIFKNTFQGIFSDQKICKDCPHRYEREETFMALNLGVTSCQSLEISLDQFVRGEVLEGTNAYYCEKCKEKRTTVKRTCIKSLPSVLCIHLMRFGFDWESGRSIKYDEQIRFPWVLNMEPYTVSGMARQDGGAEGGDGRGEAGGSPRKKVTISENYELVGVVVHSGQAHAGHYYSFIKDRRGSARGRWYKFNDNVVEEFDMNDETLEYECFGGEYRPKVYDQSNPYPDVRRRYWNAYMLFYQRISDQNSPVLPKKSRVSVMRQEAEDLTLSAPSSPDISPQSSPRPPRANNDRLSVLTRLVRKGEKKGLFVEKMPARIYQMVRDENLKFMKNRDVYNSDYFNFTLSLASVNATKLKHPAYQAMARESLQLAVHFLFHTYLHTKKKLRVDTEEWMATVEVLLSKSSEACHWMTQYLVEPEGREITKVCLLECGVREVRIVVAAILEKTLESALNFADSGLDSLTNTLLSLLDKDVPENVKHCNQYFSLFSNFAQRGSAPCQLLLKHSAHRRMLVFLLGPNRQNNQNRRWSPAQSREFLHLHSTLALMTLHSDVSSQRTHDKGVCKLNVSSVPASSPLLPLNADIMASLFTPEGQLYLLEVMFAMRELSGPLTVLIEMVTYCSFCNEPFSLGVLQLLNTQLETAPPHELKNVFQLLQELLVVEDPLQSQRLKYAFETEKGLLALMHQSNNVDSSRCYQCVKFLVTLAQKCGPAKDYFKDLSGHWSWAVQWLQKKMSEHYWTPQSNVSNETSTAKTFQRTISAQDTLAYATALLNEKEPSGSSNGSDGSPVNDNADRSLRQGSESPMMLGDSKSDLEDVDP, from the exons ATGTTGATGTTACTGGTGGAACTGGTGGCTGAGAGGGTCAAACAGGACCCCATTCCAGTTGGCTTGATGGGAGTACTGACTATG GCTTTTAACCCGGACAATGAGTACCACTTTAAGAACCGTATGAAAGCCTGTCAGAGGAACTGGAATGAGGTGTTTGGAGAAGAAGCCATGTTCGCTGTGTCGCCTAGCAACAACTACCAAAAG GAACCTCACGGCTGGCTGGTAGACCTGGTCAATCGG TTTGGAGAGATGGGAGGGTTTACTGCTATCCAGGCTAAACTCAACACAGAGCAGATTGAGATTGGG TGTGTGTCTGCGCTGGTCcagcctctgtctgtgtgtgcggaGTACCTCAActccagcctggtgcag CCAATGCTGGACCCCGTCATCCATAAAATGATCACCTACGTTCAGAACTTGGAGGAGAAGGATCTGAAAGACAAG AGGCTGGTGAGCATCCCGGAGTTGCTGTCTGCCATCAAGCTGCTGTGTATGAGGTTCCAGACAGCCTTGGTTACCGTGGTGGACGACCTGCGCCTGGACACCCTGCTGCGCATGCTGAAGACGCCTCACTTCTCCACTAAGATGAACTCCCTCAAAGAG gtgactAAGCTGATCGAGGAGAGTACTGTGTCTAAGACAGTGAAGAATGCAATTGACACCGACAGGCTGCTGGACTGGCTAGTGGAAAACTCTGTCCTGTCAATAGCACTGGAGG GTAACATTGACCAGGCCCAGTATTGTGATCGAATAAAAGGCATCATTGAGCTGTTGGGCAGTAAACTCTCTCTGGACGAGCTGTCTAAGATCTGGAGGATACAAGCAGGCCAGTCGTCCACGGTGATAGAGAACATCCACACCATCATGGCTGCCGCTGCCGTCAAGTTCAACTTCGACCAGCTCAGCCACCTGTTTGTCCTCATACAGAAG AGCTGGGAGGTGGAGAGTGATCGTGTGAGGCAGAAGCTGTTGAGTCTGATCGGGAGGATCGGCAGGGAAGCGCGGTCAGAGGCCACCACAGGGAAGGTGCTGGAGGTCCTGTGGGAGCTGGCCCACCTGCCCACCCTGCCCACCTCCCTGGTGCAGCAGGCCTCCGAGGAGCACCTGGCTATCCTGACCGACGCCTACGCTGTGAAGGAGACCGTCAAACGCTGCTACATCATCAAATGTATAGAAGACATCAAGAAG ACTCAGGCTGAGGAGGAGGGTAAAACCAGCGACGCCCCAAGCTCCTTTCTTAGTGGCTCCTGGGGCAAGAAGAAAGCCAAAGAAAACTCATTGGCCAAA tcgtCTCAGCAGGGCAGTCCCCAGGCAGTCTGGGTGGTTCCGGCTCTTCGACAGCTTCATGAGATCACACGCTCCTTCATCAAACAGACCTACCAGAAACAGGATAAG CAGAGTATCATCCAGGACTTGAAGAAGAATTTTGAGATCGTCAAACTGATTACAGGATCTCTGGTGGCATGTCACCGACTTGCCGTCTCTGCGGCTGGGAACAACGCACTGACCGGACACACACTTGTGGACGGAAGATACACTTACCAGGAG TATCTAGATGGCCACCTGAGGTTCCTGGCCTTCTTCCTCCAGGAGGCATCCCTCTACCTGGTCTGGAACCGAGCCAAAGAAATATGGGACTGCCTCGTCTCAGGACCAGAAGTCTGTGAGCTGGACAGGGag atgtgttttgagtggTTCACTAAGGGCCAACATGATCTGGAGAGTGATGTTCAGCAGCAGCTCTTTAAAGAGAAGATCCTCAAACTGGAGCCCTATGAGATCACTATGAATG gCTTTAATCTGTTTAAAACCTTCTTCGAGAACGTCAATCTGTGTGACCATCGACTGAAACGCCAAGGAACTCAGCTG TGTGTGGAACGACTGGATCTAGCCGGGATGGACTTTATCTGGCGCATCGCCATGGAAACACCTGACGAGGAGATTGCCAACGAGGCCATCCAGCTGATCATCACTTACAGCTACACCAACCTCAACCCCAAGATgaagaag GATTCTGTCTCTTTGCACAAGAAGTTTATCGCTGATTGTTACAAGCGACTGGAGGCGGCCAGTTCAGCCCTGGGAGGACCCACCCTGACCCATGCTGTCAGCAGGGCGACCAAGATGCTGACTGCCACCGCCATGCCCACTGTCGCCACATCTGTCCAATCACCTTCCAGGTCCACCAAGCTGGTCATCATCGAGAGGCTTCTGCTATTGGCTGAGTGTTACGTCATCACTATCGag gacttGTACTCTGTGCCTCGGACCATTCTACCTCACGGTGCGTCATTCAATGGCCACCCCGTCTCTCTCCACGTCACCTATGAGTCCACCAAAGACACCTTCATCCTGGAGGCTCACAGCAACGAGACTGTAGGCAGCATTCGCTGGAAGATCGCTGAGCACCTCAGCTGTCCGGTGGACAATGTCCAGATCTTTGCCAATGACAGCGTG CTGACCATGAACCGAGACCAGAAGCTGCTCTCCCAGCTGGGGTTCAGTGATGAACAGTCTCTGACGGTGAAGAGCTCCAGCACTGGGACGCCCTCTGGTGGCAGCTCCGAGTCCTCCGCCTCAGCCTCCTCCACTAGTTCGTCTGTCTTCAACTCCGCCTATGCCATGGAGCAG gaGAAGTCTCTTCCAGGTGTTGTCATGGCATTGGTGTGTAACGTGTTTGAGATGCTCTATCAACTGGCCAACCTGGATGAACCCAG AATAACATTGCGTGTACGAAAGCTGCTCCTGCTCATCCCTACGGACCCAGAGGTTCAGGATGCCCTTGATAACTTTGTTCCCAAAGAGTCCAGTGTCTGGAGTCACCAG AAGACATTGTTCACAttgggtcaggggtcaggctCTCGCTCTCCTTCTCTGGGTTCCAAACAACAACACCAGCCTAGTGCTGCCTCCATCCTGGAATCTCTGTTCAGATCGTCCGCTCCCGGGATGTCCACCTTCAGAGTCCTGTACAACTTAGAG GTGTTGAGTTCCAAGCTGATGCCAACCTCTGATGATGAGATGGCTAAAACCAGTGTCAAGTCTTTCTGTGAGAACTTCCTGAAAGCTGGAGGGCTCAGTTTGGTGGTGAATGTGATGCAGCGAGATTCCATCCCTGCTGAGGTTGACTACGAGACCAGGCAGGGAGTCTACTCCATCTGTCTACAACTggccag GTTCCTGTTGGTCGGCCAGAGTATGCCGTCGTTGTTGGATGATGATGCAGTCCGAGAAGGCGACACGCTGTCTAGTCGTCCGTTCCGTAACGCAGGGCGTCCGGGGAGGCAGTTGTCGCTGTGTGGAACGCCAGAGAAGATCTCCTACAGACAGATGTCCCTGTCGGAACGCTCTTCCATCAGAGTAGAGGAGATCATCCCTGCAGCACGCGTGGCTATTCAG ACGATGGAGGTTGGGGACTTCACTTCAACTGTGGCGTGCTTCATGCGACTGACTTGGGCAGCAGCTGCTGGCCGATTGGATCTCGTTGGTAGTCCTCAGCCAATCAGACCTGAACACAGCTCGCTCCTACCCCTTGGGGTACGCAGCCGTGTCAGCAGCACTG GAAGTAACTGCAGCTCCAGCAGTGAGGGCGAGACGGCACCCATAGCATTGCATGCTGGGATATGTGTAAAACAGCAGAGTGTTTCTATTAAAGACTGTATCATTGCTCGAGAGGCCCTGTCTCTATTGGTCACCTGTCTACAGCTGAGGACACAGCAGCTAG GGTCGTTTTACAATCTCCCCTGTGTCAGCGACTTCATCATCGACATCCTGCTAGGATCAGCCAGTGAAGag ATTCGGCGTGTGGCGTGCGACCAGTTGTACACTTTAAGCCAATCAGACACCTCTGCGTTCCCTGAAATCATAAAACCCAATGTGTTCCTACTCCGAGTCGTCCTCACCTCCCAGCTAcccctctggagtcccacatcTGTCATGAGAGGAGTCAACCAGAG ATTGCTGTCTCAGTGTACTGAATACTTTGACCTTCGATGTCAACTACTGGACGACCTGACCA GTTCAGAGATGGAGGTGTTGTCTGTGAGCGCGGCGGCCATGTTGGAAGATGAGATCAGCTGGCTGGATAACTTTGAGCCCAGCTGGAGCTCTGAGATGGAGACAAGCGAGGCGGACAACATCCTGCAGGCGGGCCACCTCCGCCTCATCAAAACACTGCTGTCACTCTGTGGCACGGAGAAGGAACAGCTGG GTCCCTCCCTGATCCAGCAGCTGTTGGACGACTTCCTGTTCAGGGCGTCCCGCATCATCCTGAACACCTCTAACCCCGCCTCCGGCTCCGCCCCCAGCCACGACTTCCACCCCAAGTGCAACACGGCTAGCAGCCGGCTGGCGGCGTACGAGGTGTTGGTCATGCTAGCGGACAGCTCTGTGGCCAACCTGCAGCTCATCACCAAGGAACTGCTGTCCATGCACCACCAGCCCGACCCCACCCTCAGCAAGGAGTTCGAC ttccTCCCCCCGGTGGACAGTCGGTCGGTGTCAGGGTTCGTAGGCTTGAAGAACGGGGGCGCCACCTGTTACATGAACGCCGTGTTCCAGCAGCTGTACATGCAGCCAGGCCTGGCCGAGGCCTTCCTGTCTATCGACGACGACACAGAGCAGCCGGAAGAGAGTGTCTTCTGTCAGGTCCAGTCTCTGTTCGGACACCTGATGGAGAGCAAGTTGCAGTACTACGTCCCAGAGAACTTCTGGAAG ATCTTTAAGATGTGGAATAAGGAGCTGTATGTCCGAGAGCAGCAAGACGCCTACGAGTTCTTCACTTCCCTGGTGGATCAGCTGGATGAGCATCTGAAG aaaattggCCGGGAGCAGATCTTTAAGAACACTTTCCAGGGAATCTTCTCTGATCAGAAAATCTGCAAAGACTGTCCTCACCG GTATGAGCGCGAGGAGACATTCATGGCGCTGAACCTGGGTGTGACTTCCTGTCAGAGTCTGGAGATCTCATTGGACCAGTTTGTCAGGGGGGAGGTGTTAGAAGGAACCAACGCCTACTACTGTGAAAAGTGCAAGGAGAAG CGCACCACAGTGAAGCGGACCTGCATTAAGTCCCTGCCCAGTGTCCTCTGTATACATCTGATGCGTTTCGGCTTTGACTGGGAGAGCGGTCGTTCCATCAAATACGACGAGCAGATCCGGTTCCCCTGGGTGCTGAACATGGAGCCCTACACTGTGTCCGGCATGGCCCGCCAGGATGGGGGCGCGGAGGGGGGAGACGGCCGAGGGGAGGCAGGGGGCTCACCCAGGAAGAAGGTGACCATCTCCGAGAACTACGAGCTGGTGGGAGTTGTAGTCCACAGTGGGCAGGCTCATGCCGGACATTACTACTCCTTCATCAAGGACAGGCG TGGTAGTGCTAGAGGCCGGTGGTATAAGTTCAATGACAATGTAGTGGAGGAATTTGATATGAACGACGAGACTCTGGAGTATGAGTGCTTTGGTGGCGAGTACCGGCCTAAAGTCTATGATCAGT CTAACCCCTATCCGGATGTGCGGCGTCGATACTGGAACGCCTACATGTTGTTTTACCAGAGAATCAGTGATCAGAACTCTCCTGTTCTCCCCAAGAAGAGCAGAGTCAGTGTCATGAGGCAAGAGGCTGAAGACCTCACACT TTCGGCGCCCTCTAGCCCCGACATCAGTCCCCAGTCTTCCCCTCGACCCCCCAGGGCCAACAACGACCGCCTGTCGGTCCTGACCCGGCTGGTGCGCAAGGGGGAGAAGAAAGGCCTGTTTGTGGAGAAGATGCCGGCTCGGATCTATCAG ATGGTGCGAGATGAGAACCTGAAGTTTATGAAGAACAGGGATGTTTACAACAGCGACTACTTTAACTTCACTCTTTCTCTGGCCTCAGTCAACGCG acGAAGCTGAAGCACCCAGCCTACCAGGCCATGGCCAGAGAGAGCCTGCAGCTGGCGGTCCACTTCCTATTCCACACGTACCTCCACACTAAGAAGAAACTGCGGGTGGACACAGAGGAGTGGATGGCCACGGTGGAGGTGTTGCTGTCTAAAAGCAGTGAAGCCTGTCACTGGATGACTCAGTACCTGGTGGAACCTGAGGGCCGAGAGATCACCAA GGTGTGTTTGTTGGAGTGCGGGGTGAGAGAGGTGAGGATAGTAGTGGCGGCCATCTTGGAGAAGACCTTGGAGAGTGCACTCAACTTTGCTGACTCTGGATTGGACAGCCTGACCAACACTCTCCTCTCCCTATTGGACAAAGATGTTCCAGAGAACGTCAAACACTGCAACCAATACTTCAGCCTGTTCAGCAACTTTGCCCAGAGGGGCTCGGCTCCCTGCCAGTTGTTGCTGAAGCACTCGGCACACCGCAGGATGCTTGTCTTCCTCCTCGGTCCTAACAGACAGAACAACCAG aATCGAAGGTGGAGTCCGGCCCAGTCAAGAGAGTTCTTGCATCTCCACTCAACCCTGGCACTAATGACACTCCACTCAGACGTCAGCTCGCAGCGCACAcatg aCAAAGGTGTGTGTAAGCTGAATGTGAGCAGTGTCCCtgcctcctcccccctcctccccctcaacGCTGACATCATGGCCTCGCTATTCACCCCTGAAGGACAGCTTTACCTGCTGGAG gtgatGTTTGCGATGCGTGAGTTGTCAGGCCCTCTGACGGTGCTGATCGAGATGGTGACCTACTGCTCCTTCTGTAATGAACCTTTTTCCCTCGGAGTGCTACAGCTACTCAAT acCCAGTTGGAGACGGCTCCGCCTCATGAGCTGAAGAATGTGTTCCAGCTGCTGCAGGAGCTGCTG GTGGTGGAGGATCCTCTACAAAGCCAAAGACTGAAGTATGCCTTTGAGACAGAGAAAGGCCTGCTAG CTTTGATGCATCAGAGCAACAACGTGGACAGCAGCCGCTGCTACCAGTGTGTCAAGTTCCTGGTCACCCTGGCACAGAA GTGTGGTCCTGCCAAGGACTATTTTAAGGATCTGTCTGGTCACTGGAGCTGGGCTGTGCAGTGGCTGCAGAAAAAG aTGTCAGAACACTACTGGACTCCTCAGAGCAACGTGTCCAATGAGACGTCCACAGCCAAAACGTTCCAGCGCACCATCTCAGCCCAGGACACTCTGGCCTACGCCACAGCACTGCTCAACGAGAAGGAGCCGTCCGGCAGCAGCAACGGCTCCGACGGCAGCCCAGTCAATGACAACGCAGATCGTAGCCTCCGACAG GGTTCTGAGTCTCCCATGATGCTCGGCGATTCAAAGAGTGATTTGGAGGATGTTGACCCGTAG